A genomic stretch from Prionailurus bengalensis isolate Pbe53 chromosome E2, Fcat_Pben_1.1_paternal_pri, whole genome shotgun sequence includes:
- the CACNG8 gene encoding voltage-dependent calcium channel gamma-8 subunit gives MTIAISTDYWLYTRAFICNTTNLTAGDDAPAHRGGSGSSEKKDPGGLTHSGLWRICCLEGLKRGVCVKINHFPEDTDYDHDSAEYLLRVVRASSIFPILSAILLLLGGVCVAASRVYKSKRNIILGAGILFVAAGLSNIIGVIVYISANAGEPGPKRDEEKKNHYSYGWSFYFGGLSFILAEVIGVLAVNIYIERSREAHCQSRSDLLKAGGGAGGSGGSGPSAILRLPSYRFRYRRRSRSSSRSSEPSPSRDASPGGAGGPGFASTDISMYTLSRDPSKGSVAAGLAGAGGGGGGGGAGGAYGGAAAGAGGGGGAGAERDRGGAPGFLTLHNAFPKEAGGGVTVTVTGPPAAPAPAPPAPAAPAPGTLAKEAAASNTNTLNRKTTPV, from the exons ATGACCATCGCCATCAGCACCGACTACTGGCTGTACACGCGCGCGTTCATCTGCAACACCACCAACCTCACGGCCGGCGACGACGCGCCGGCCCACCGCGGGGGCAGCGGCTCCTCGGAGAAGAAGGACCCCGGCGGCCTCACCCACTCGGGGCTCTGGAGGATATGCTGCCTGGAAG GGTTGAAAAGAGGTGTCTGCGTGAAGATCAACCATTTCCCGGAGGACACGGACTACGACCATGACAGCGCGGAGTATCTGCTCC GAGTCGTCCGGGCCTCCAGCATCTTTCCCATCCTCAGCGCCATCCTGCTGCTGCTCGGGGGCGTGTGCGTGGCGGCCTCCCGGGTCTACAAATCCAAGAGGAACATCATTCTGGGCGCAGGGATCCTGTTCGTGgcagcag GCCTGAGCAACATCATCGGCGTGATCGTGTACATCTCGGCCAACGCGGGCGAGCCGGGTCCGAAGCGGGACGAGGAGAAGAAGAACCACTACTCGTACGGCTGGTCCTTCTACTTCGGCGGGCTGTCGTTCATCCTGGCCGAGGTGATCGGCGTGCTGGCCGTCAACATCTACATCGAGCGCAGCCGCGAGGCGCACTGCCAGTCTCGCTCGGACCTGCTCAAGGCcggcgggggcgcgggcggcAGTGGCGGGAGCGGCCCCTCGGCCATCCTCCGTCTGCCCAGTTACCGCTTCCGCTACCGCCGCCGCTCCCGCTCTAGCTCCCGCTCCAGCGAGCCGTCGCCGTCGCGGGACGCGTCTCCCGGCGGCGCCGGGGGCCCGGGCTTCGCCTCCACGGACATCTCCATGTACACTCTCAGCCGCGACCCGTCCAAGGGCAGCGTGGCCGCGGGGCTGGCgggggccggcggcggcggcggcggtggcggagCCGGCGGGGCGTACGGCGgcgcggcggcgggcgcgggcggcggcggcggggcgggcgccGAGCGGGACCGCGGGGGGGCGCCCGGCTTCCTCACGCTGCACAATGCCTTCCCCAAGGAGGCGGGCGGCGGGGTCACGGTCACGGTCACCGGGCCGCCCGCCGCGCCCGCTCCCGCCCCGCCTGCGCCCGCGGCGCCAGCCCCCGGGACCCTGGCCAAGGAGGCCGCCGCCTCCAACACCAACACGCTCAACAGGAAAACCACGCCGGTGTAG